From a single Methylacidiphilum kamchatkense Kam1 genomic region:
- a CDS encoding cytochrome c biogenesis protein has protein sequence MINRSGLRIFLIILCILLPSTLLGKELNQFSQIAIQHGGRKKPLTVFAREILLSLSGRDSIKTLEGEKVGSTDFVLSLWFHPEGWERQPVILVDNPLLRKDIGIDSAKKLFSFQQLRENNLFKDFVVKHLHRPEAEGASLNPEEKEAMAVSGRLKLFEELYSGEIFHVIPNPLDPNKKWVTIENATQYYPQGLSESLLVIFDSMKRAYLQGNFSKAQEEASLFSKQLKDYAPRIYPSNDSLLFEHAYTVLNPWKWTLICYGIASLVFLLSRGWQPELGYRIGWGFAVFGFLFHVYGFVCRILIAGRPPVSNMYESVVWVSFGVMFFALVFEAIYHSRFFLMAACPFAAICMMLVDSQPLIFDPTIQPLVPVLRNNFWLTIHVLTITLSYAAFALALGLSHIYLWNTSKNAGMGGFQKGVLAKYIYRSLQIGVFLLAAGTILGGVWANYSWGRFWDWDPKETWALITLLCYLAVLHGRIAHWWGEFGLAVGSVLCFLSVLMAWYGVNFVLGKGLHSYGFGSGGIGYVLLYVFLEISFVAYCLLKYRLRKKEQQNPPPSPIQV, from the coding sequence ATGATCAATAGAAGTGGTCTAAGGATTTTTCTTATCATTTTATGCATACTTCTTCCCTCAACCCTCCTAGGGAAAGAACTGAATCAATTTTCTCAAATAGCCATTCAGCATGGAGGAAGAAAAAAGCCTTTAACAGTTTTTGCGCGTGAAATTTTACTTTCTCTTAGTGGCAGAGACTCAATAAAAACCCTTGAAGGAGAAAAAGTAGGCAGTACCGATTTTGTCTTATCTTTGTGGTTTCATCCTGAAGGCTGGGAAAGGCAGCCCGTTATCCTTGTAGACAATCCCTTGTTAAGAAAAGATATTGGAATAGATTCAGCAAAGAAACTCTTCTCTTTTCAACAGCTTAGAGAAAATAATCTTTTTAAAGACTTTGTAGTGAAACATCTTCATAGGCCAGAAGCCGAAGGTGCCTCATTGAATCCAGAAGAAAAAGAGGCGATGGCTGTTTCCGGTAGATTGAAATTATTTGAAGAGTTATATTCAGGAGAGATTTTCCACGTGATCCCCAATCCCTTGGATCCAAATAAAAAATGGGTTACGATTGAAAATGCAACTCAGTATTATCCTCAAGGACTTTCCGAATCACTCCTTGTCATTTTCGATTCCATGAAAAGAGCCTATCTTCAAGGAAATTTTAGTAAAGCCCAAGAAGAAGCTTCTTTGTTTTCTAAACAACTTAAGGATTATGCTCCTAGGATATATCCTTCAAATGATTCGCTTCTTTTCGAACATGCTTACACGGTCTTAAATCCCTGGAAATGGACGTTGATTTGCTATGGGATAGCCTCCCTTGTTTTTCTTTTATCTCGAGGATGGCAGCCTGAATTAGGGTATAGAATTGGCTGGGGATTTGCCGTCTTCGGTTTCTTGTTTCATGTATATGGATTTGTCTGCAGAATCCTCATTGCGGGTCGTCCACCCGTGAGCAATATGTATGAATCAGTTGTATGGGTTTCTTTTGGGGTGATGTTCTTTGCTCTTGTTTTTGAAGCGATTTATCATTCCAGATTCTTTCTTATGGCTGCCTGCCCTTTTGCAGCAATCTGTATGATGCTCGTGGATTCTCAGCCTTTAATCTTTGATCCCACTATCCAACCTCTTGTCCCGGTTTTAAGGAATAATTTTTGGCTTACTATTCATGTATTGACAATCACTTTAAGCTATGCAGCTTTTGCTCTCGCCCTCGGACTAAGTCATATTTATTTATGGAATACCTCTAAAAATGCAGGCATGGGAGGATTCCAAAAAGGGGTATTAGCAAAGTATATTTACAGGTCTCTTCAAATAGGCGTTTTTTTGTTGGCTGCTGGAACAATATTAGGAGGCGTCTGGGCCAATTATTCTTGGGGCAGATTCTGGGATTGGGATCCAAAAGAAACATGGGCCTTAATTACGCTTCTTTGTTACTTGGCTGTACTGCATGGTCGAATTGCTCATTGGTGGGGAGAGTTTGGACTGGCGGTGGGCTCTGTCCTTTGCTTCCTTAGCGTGTTGATGGCATGGTATGGAGTAAATTTTGTTCTGGGTAAGGGTTTGCATAGCTATGGGTTTGGTAGCGGAGGGATAGGCTATGTCCTGCTCTATGTCTTTCTTGAAATCAGTTTTGTTGCTTACTGTTTGTTGAAATATCGATTGAGGAAAAAAGAACAACAAAATCCTCCCCCTTCTCCCATCCAGGTTTGA
- the haoB gene encoding hydroxylamine oxidation protein HaoB, with protein sequence MPTEETKNFFLKKRGPVFWGLILFAGGIVLILQSLWSNHEKKREPLIKIETKDSQFLSLPTFFPVQKYWHYAFGNKGHFWIAQYLDSQNTSCFARVFPPKPIGSEIDDVLNRIWIEAMRSVNAHAPSNALFIGWWDVSQRLKLFTGKEIWIESYDSTVIPKDGLKMLEEMFGAPKETNRLSILAKSYAANAVEGLEILKKALPQSRPLYLCITTEDISNLALAFGQSPQSMGYDWRVFPRAGTDIHGLIPMVMKWVNEKESAGYMIQELPSHDILVWRADKKAKESLLGRLLPLTTSIANPLPGVRRLYQSSWGGYLQFYALE encoded by the coding sequence TTGCCTACAGAAGAAACTAAAAATTTTTTTCTAAAAAAAAGAGGACCAGTTTTTTGGGGATTGATTCTATTTGCTGGTGGGATTGTGTTAATCCTCCAAAGCCTTTGGAGCAATCACGAAAAAAAACGTGAACCCTTGATTAAAATTGAAACGAAGGACTCCCAATTTCTATCCTTGCCTACATTCTTCCCAGTCCAAAAGTATTGGCATTATGCTTTTGGAAATAAAGGCCATTTTTGGATCGCACAATATCTCGACTCGCAAAATACGAGCTGTTTTGCTAGGGTTTTTCCTCCAAAACCGATTGGTTCGGAAATTGACGATGTGCTCAATCGGATATGGATAGAGGCCATGCGATCGGTTAACGCACATGCTCCATCCAATGCTCTTTTCATAGGGTGGTGGGATGTCTCACAAAGGTTAAAACTCTTTACAGGAAAGGAAATATGGATTGAAAGCTATGATTCGACAGTAATCCCAAAAGATGGATTGAAGATGCTTGAAGAAATGTTTGGAGCTCCAAAAGAAACAAATCGATTGAGCATTTTAGCAAAATCTTATGCTGCCAATGCTGTGGAAGGATTGGAAATTTTGAAAAAAGCCTTACCGCAGAGCCGTCCCCTCTATCTATGCATTACTACTGAAGACATTTCTAATCTGGCTTTGGCTTTTGGCCAATCTCCTCAATCGATGGGATATGATTGGCGAGTCTTTCCAAGAGCCGGAACAGACATCCATGGATTGATTCCTATGGTTATGAAATGGGTCAATGAGAAGGAATCTGCTGGATATATGATCCAAGAACTGCCTTCGCATGACATATTGGTTTGGAGAGCGGACAAAAAAGCGAAAGAAAGCCTACTTGGAAGACTTTTGCCTTTAACTACTTCCATTGCCAACCCTCTTCCTGGAGTAAGACGTTTGTATCAATCTTCATGGGGAGGCTACCTACAATTTTATGCATTGGAATAG
- a CDS encoding multiheme c-type cytochrome, whose translation MRWAFGFLFFLLFCSLSNLVAQVTTTQGKIVLDQWLQNLTTQYVLTEEPPLSREKEQKEFIRGQELFSRSCIGCHQQSGQGLVGSYPPLVGHVPNIVNSKNGKEYLIDVVLYGLEGPIQVGTQQYDGSMPGWGKVFDDQQLVDVLNYVLSAWGNKEKLASDKSFISLDDIKKERKKVLSPSAVLALRPHNLSSSYVKKPEEDLKELIKNYDASHPGKGIHAQYWEPIPMEMYWNPKNFYHPPQSIKGEVSRSDCLACHKTVTPGVFHAWENSIHGNLEAIRKLSDQDPKAYKKKELAEVEKQLHSQGILKNHEQLKEVSCIDCHGSIGAQKIRHDVDLHMPDRVTCGSCHVRQFAESESERKQKWPHNEWPQGHPSHAVDWEANVNLAAWAAMSERAVAQGCDMCHYQQNRCDGCHTRHSFSAAEARNPLSCATCHNGVDHNEFENYMLSKHGTIFQAQAKNWNFDVPLKDAIAKGGYTAPTCASCHFEYHGEYSHNLVRKVRWAFNPTPEIAQGIKEKQPWYQQRKEDWIATCSACHSARFAGEWLETADQAIFDGLKVQEEAKKVIEALYKDGLLVGQKTNRPVPPPPEKDAPGAFFQLFWAKGNNPSHVERVYANMWEHDMIQHYKGVMHANPGGFTYSAGWSVLLERYTEIMDENTRLRNRPHESQLSTGDHTSLLSSKAKLLFGIIGSSAGIILLSSSFGKSFGNKRKKK comes from the coding sequence ATGAGATGGGCATTTGGCTTTCTTTTTTTTCTCTTATTTTGTTCTTTGAGCAATCTTGTTGCTCAAGTAACCACTACTCAGGGGAAAATTGTTTTGGATCAATGGTTGCAAAATCTCACTACACAGTATGTACTGACTGAAGAGCCCCCGCTTTCTAGAGAAAAAGAACAAAAGGAATTTATTCGTGGTCAGGAACTATTCAGCCGGAGTTGTATTGGTTGCCATCAACAAAGTGGACAAGGATTAGTCGGATCTTATCCCCCTCTTGTGGGACATGTGCCGAATATTGTAAACTCAAAAAATGGTAAAGAATATCTTATCGATGTCGTGCTCTATGGTCTTGAAGGTCCCATTCAAGTCGGTACTCAACAATACGACGGATCAATGCCTGGTTGGGGAAAAGTATTCGATGATCAACAGCTAGTTGATGTCCTCAACTATGTTTTATCTGCCTGGGGCAACAAAGAAAAACTGGCTTCCGATAAGTCATTCATCAGTCTGGATGATATTAAGAAAGAAAGAAAAAAAGTGTTGAGTCCTTCAGCTGTTTTAGCTTTAAGACCTCACAATCTTTCTAGTTCCTACGTCAAGAAGCCGGAAGAAGATCTCAAAGAGCTAATAAAAAATTATGACGCCTCTCATCCAGGGAAAGGAATTCATGCGCAGTATTGGGAACCAATCCCTATGGAAATGTATTGGAATCCAAAAAACTTTTATCATCCGCCTCAAAGTATCAAAGGCGAGGTCAGTCGTTCTGATTGCTTGGCCTGCCATAAAACAGTAACCCCAGGAGTATTTCATGCTTGGGAAAACAGTATACATGGCAATCTTGAGGCAATAAGAAAACTCTCGGATCAGGACCCTAAAGCTTATAAAAAGAAGGAACTAGCAGAGGTGGAAAAACAGCTTCACTCTCAAGGAATACTCAAAAATCATGAGCAGCTTAAAGAAGTCTCTTGCATCGACTGTCATGGATCCATAGGTGCACAGAAAATACGCCATGATGTCGATCTTCATATGCCTGATAGAGTGACATGCGGTAGTTGTCATGTGCGACAATTTGCTGAATCAGAATCGGAACGTAAACAAAAGTGGCCTCATAATGAATGGCCTCAAGGTCATCCCTCTCATGCTGTAGATTGGGAAGCAAATGTGAACTTGGCAGCTTGGGCAGCCATGTCTGAAAGAGCTGTAGCTCAAGGCTGTGATATGTGTCATTATCAACAGAATCGCTGTGATGGATGCCACACACGGCATAGTTTTTCAGCTGCAGAGGCCCGTAATCCTCTTTCATGTGCAACCTGTCATAATGGAGTGGACCATAATGAATTTGAAAATTACATGCTTTCAAAGCATGGGACCATTTTTCAGGCTCAAGCTAAGAACTGGAATTTTGATGTTCCTTTAAAAGATGCTATCGCCAAGGGTGGATATACTGCTCCAACCTGTGCGAGTTGCCATTTTGAATATCATGGGGAGTACAGCCACAATTTGGTAAGAAAAGTCCGTTGGGCCTTTAATCCCACCCCAGAAATTGCCCAGGGCATTAAGGAAAAACAGCCTTGGTACCAACAAAGGAAAGAAGATTGGATAGCCACATGTTCGGCTTGCCATTCTGCTCGGTTTGCAGGAGAATGGTTAGAGACAGCCGATCAGGCGATCTTTGATGGATTAAAAGTTCAGGAAGAAGCAAAAAAAGTTATCGAAGCTCTTTATAAGGATGGACTGTTGGTTGGACAAAAAACGAACCGTCCTGTCCCTCCCCCTCCCGAAAAGGACGCTCCTGGTGCTTTTTTCCAGCTTTTTTGGGCTAAGGGAAACAATCCAAGTCATGTTGAACGAGTGTATGCTAATATGTGGGAACATGACATGATTCAACACTATAAGGGAGTCATGCATGCCAATCCTGGAGGTTTTACTTATTCGGCTGGTTGGAGTGTATTGCTTGAAAGATATACGGAGATTATGGATGAAAATACAAGGTTAAGAAATAGACCTCATGAATCTCAGCTTTCAACAGGAGATCATACTTCTCTTTTATCTAGTAAAGCAAAACTCCTATTTGGTATTATTGGATCGAGTGCTGGGATCATCCTTTTAAGTTCATCTTTTGGGAAAAGCTTTGGGAATAAAAGGAAAAAAAAGTAA
- a CDS encoding YdbL family protein: MGSESEYRAKVLWIGVFFVFLLIVNGCRSVRISPKQPKLYDVNASVNVKSPPIQQPFYSYHSIQERRRMRMGEIQALKNNRMIGEGKDGYLHIVKSTEDEEYRNYIQKIVDEENRDRQILYNLEAKKSGKEISQIEKEYGQKWQSRAFKGEMIEEEDGWKTKTEDFF; the protein is encoded by the coding sequence ATGGGCTCAGAGAGTGAATATAGGGCTAAGGTTTTGTGGATTGGGGTATTTTTTGTTTTCCTCCTCATAGTAAACGGCTGTCGTTCTGTGCGAATATCTCCCAAGCAACCCAAGCTTTATGATGTTAATGCTTCTGTGAATGTAAAAAGCCCTCCTATTCAGCAACCTTTCTATTCTTATCATTCCATTCAGGAAAGGCGAAGAATGAGAATGGGTGAAATTCAAGCATTGAAAAACAACAGAATGATTGGAGAAGGAAAAGATGGCTATCTTCACATAGTGAAGAGCACTGAAGATGAAGAATACAGAAATTATATTCAAAAAATCGTTGACGAGGAAAATCGTGACAGACAAATCCTCTATAATCTAGAAGCAAAAAAAAGTGGGAAGGAGATATCACAAATAGAAAAAGAATATGGGCAAAAATGGCAATCTAGAGCCTTCAAGGGAGAAATGATTGAAGAGGAAGATGGATGGAAAACAAAAACCGAAGACTTCTTCTAA
- a CDS encoding bifunctional 3,4-dihydroxy-2-butanone-4-phosphate synthase/GTP cyclohydrolase II → MSEYHNNLSSIPEALENFRQGKLVIVVDDEDRENEGDFIGAAELCHAEMVNFMTKVGRGLICVAITQEQADRLNLPLMVQPKDNTALYGTPFTISVDYIKGTTTGISADDRAKTIRALSHPHSLSTDFRRPGHIFPLRSSPGGVLMRAGHTEAAVDLARLSGLNPAGVLVEIMKDDGTMARLEDLKKIARTYNLPIITIKDLIAYRTQTESLVEKVISVNLPTEFGDFQLLAFRNVLTNEEHLALIKGKWDPQEPVLVRVHSQCLTGEIFHSLRCDCRQQLEMAMAAIEKEGKGAIVYLKQEGRGIGLLNKLKAYRLQDAGMDTVEANLALAFAADNRDYGIGCQILRSLGIHRIRLLTNNPVKRIGLEGFGLEIVERIPLHVKANDHNRNYLRTKVDKLGHLIPKELIDSSEEK, encoded by the coding sequence ATGTCGGAATATCATAACAACCTTAGCTCCATTCCAGAAGCTTTAGAGAACTTCAGACAGGGTAAACTGGTCATCGTAGTCGATGACGAAGATAGAGAAAACGAAGGCGATTTTATTGGAGCCGCTGAGCTTTGTCATGCAGAGATGGTTAATTTCATGACAAAAGTCGGCCGTGGCCTTATTTGTGTAGCTATCACGCAAGAACAAGCTGACAGACTCAACTTACCTTTAATGGTGCAACCTAAAGATAACACTGCCCTCTATGGTACTCCTTTTACAATATCAGTCGATTATATAAAAGGAACGACGACGGGTATTTCGGCCGATGACAGAGCAAAAACGATTCGAGCTTTATCGCATCCTCACTCTCTGTCCACAGATTTCAGAAGACCAGGGCATATTTTTCCACTGCGTTCTTCTCCGGGTGGAGTCTTAATGCGCGCAGGCCATACAGAAGCTGCAGTCGATTTAGCCAGACTCAGTGGTTTAAACCCTGCAGGTGTTCTTGTTGAAATTATGAAGGATGATGGCACAATGGCCAGACTAGAAGACCTAAAAAAAATTGCTAGAACTTATAACTTGCCTATAATTACGATCAAAGATCTCATAGCCTATCGTACCCAAACAGAATCCCTTGTAGAAAAAGTCATTTCCGTGAATCTTCCTACCGAATTTGGTGATTTTCAACTGTTAGCCTTTAGAAATGTTTTAACAAATGAAGAGCATTTGGCATTAATCAAAGGAAAATGGGATCCCCAAGAACCTGTTTTGGTTAGAGTTCATTCTCAGTGCCTGACTGGAGAAATTTTCCATTCTTTACGATGTGATTGCCGACAGCAACTGGAAATGGCAATGGCTGCCATAGAAAAAGAAGGAAAAGGAGCGATTGTTTACTTAAAGCAAGAGGGGAGGGGAATCGGACTTTTAAATAAACTCAAGGCTTATAGACTTCAAGATGCTGGAATGGATACAGTAGAGGCTAATTTGGCTTTGGCTTTCGCTGCCGACAATAGAGATTATGGCATTGGTTGTCAGATTTTGCGTTCTTTGGGAATTCACAGAATTCGACTTTTGACAAATAATCCAGTCAAACGAATTGGTTTGGAAGGTTTTGGACTAGAAATTGTGGAACGAATTCCATTGCATGTCAAAGCCAATGATCATAACAGAAATTATCTTCGAACAAAAGTAGATAAGCTTGGACATTTAATTCCAAAAGAATTAATAGATTCATCCGAGGAAAAATAA